In Glandiceps talaboti chromosome 16, keGlaTala1.1, whole genome shotgun sequence, a single window of DNA contains:
- the LOC144447334 gene encoding death-associated protein kinase 1-like — protein MTALLLAVKKGNYQVCQALLNPELGERKANIKALKNGENALFLAVAFVLNTGVYYEEVKKQTEDVMKITQLLIDEGVDITCKNKDGRTPLELATNKYRRSNHSIVKAHYKRIMNLLSKIISERKYDKLMKQMQQPVDVIKLYMCGHGGVGKTTLTGSLQRTLLQATLQLWDRETSPPPGQDKNYTPTAGIHMSTVDIPHVGKVSTWDYAGQSDYHPTHSMVLGAQNALYVVMFKIADTIKDTNQLKPPSDTMEEQLQQVLTWLRFIKAINIPCADTRDDPDQTVDKPTVILVASRADWIQDYRREAEQIAIKIKDEAKKLFGDSLNILDDFFILNCHKSQDKEMMELRRCLKDRREVILQKQRTIPNLCAEILKLKEVKSEEQQSMPVLYWSAYYKKVKELDPLIKEDFVKTATNYLHDIGEVLYIRKSTEMDDSDIIILHPDWLCRRIIGPLLATDIFSQYKTVLQKQQTYTKEDITKVLGEDVNVDLVIPLLVEFELIIQAELSDEGELCYIIPGLLPSNMPQSQWKKDTSMEHYFGRRIQCLGDQDIFSPGFFPRLQIRLLKYFSKLGRPPKYIWRNSIKVCDKVEALVYLTNDNRGVHICVRARCKGDIKSCFDLMEAVTAHIYAVLAISCPGTSVVMHILSALSLKDHSDQEDVTHYPLPRIIEADERKEGVYDERNTREEAITELLCPGYDRTLLMEKHEKCDITWMLHDYRQSLVNLLEPHQPIGCNHRMMSQFMGFHNDDLKAFQSRASSSQTLTTTDLMFDQWSRHWAVMKKNENRGLGKSESISGNPDSEYVEYKESSIENLRRILNHKCMHRDDAIETIDMMFKSLESLRVPGIESELAT, from the exons ATGACAGCACTTCTCCTTGCAGTAAAGAAGGGCAATTATCAAGTTTGTCAAGCACTACTAAATCCTGAACTTGGAGAAAGAAAAGCCAATATAAAGGCATTGAAG AATGGAGAAAATGCGCTATTCCTTGCAGTGGCATTTGTGCTTAACACTGGCGTATACTATGAGGAAGTGAAGAAACAAACTGAAGATGTcatgaaaattacacaattatTGATTGATGAAGGTGTTGATATAACCTGTAAGAATAAG GATGGAAGAACTCCTTTAGAATTGGcaacaaacaaatacagaaGATCAAATCATAGCATAGTCAAAGCTCATTACAAGCGAATTATGAATTTACTTTCCAAAATCATAAGT GAaagaaaatatgataaattaatgaAACAAATGCAACAGCCAGTTGATGTTATTAAATTATACATGTGTGGTCATGGTGGTGTAGGTAAAACAACGCTTACAGGCTCACTACAAAGG acATTGCTGCAAGCTACATTACAATTGTGGGACAGGGAAACGTCTCCTCCTCCTGGACAGGATAAGAACTATACTCCTACTGCAGGAATTCACATGAGTACTGTGGACATCCCACATGTTGGTAAAGTCAGTACATGGGATTATGCTGGTCAGTCGGACTACCACCCAACACATTCCATGGTCCTTGGAGCTCAAAATGCTTTATATGTGGTCATGTTTAAAATAGCAGACACTATCAAAGATACTAATCAGTTAAAACCACCATCAGATACTATGGAAGAACAGTTACAGCAG GTGCTCACATGGCTACGTTTTATCAAAGCAATAAATATTCCATGTGCAGACACCAGGGATGATCCTGACCAGACTGTAGACAAACCTACTGTAATACTTGTTGCAAGCAGAGCTGATTGGATACAAGACTACAGGAGAGAAG CTGAACAGATAGCCATCAAGATCAAAGATGAGGCTAAAAAGTTGTTTGGTGATTCCCTGAATATACTAGATGACTTCTTTATACTAAACTGCCACAAATCACAGGATAAGGAAATGATGGAACTAAGACGGTGTTTAAAGGACAGGAGAGAGGTGATATTACAG AAACAGAGGACAATTCCAAACCTGTGTGCAGAGATACTGAAGCTGAAAGAAGTCAAGTCTGAAGAGCAGCAGTCTATGCCAGTGTTATACTGGTCAGCATACTACAAGAAAGTCAAAGAGTTAGATCCATTGATCAAAGAAGATTTTGTGAAAACAGCAACAAACTATCTTCATGATATTGGTGAA GTGTTATACATTAGGAAATCCACAGAAATGGATGATAGTGATATCATCATTCTTCATCCTGATTGGCTGTGTAGAAGGATCATTGGACCACTGTTAGCCACTGATATTTTCTCTCAGTACAAAACAGTCCTTCAGAAACAACAAACTTACACGAAAGAAGATATCACAAAAGTTCTTGGGGAGGATGTTAACGTAGATCTTGTCATTCCACTCTTGGTTGAATTTGAGCTTATTATCCAAGCAGAGCTGTCTGATGAAGGAGAATTGTGTTACATAATTCCGGGATTACTACCTTCAAACATGCCACAGAGCCAATGGAAAAAAGACACATCCATGGAACATTACTTTGGTCGAAGGATTCAATGCCTTGGTGACCAAGACATCTTTTCACCAGGATTTTTTCCCAGACTTCAAATACGgctgttaaaatatttttccaaaCTGGGAAGACCTCCAAAATATATTTGGAGAAACAGTATCAAAGTCTGTGACAAGGTCGAAGCATTAGTGTATTTAACAAATGATAATCGAGGAGTGCACATCTGTGTGAGAGCAAGATGCAAGGGAGATATAAAAAGCTGCTTTGATCTGATGGAAGCAGTGACGGCACATATATATGCTGTGTTAGCTATTAGTTGTCCAGGTACCAGTGTTGTCATGCACATTCTTAGTGCATTGTCACTTAAAGACCATAGTGATCAAGAAGATGTGACGCATTATCCACTCCCAAGGATAATTGAGGCAGATGAACGAAAAGAAGGTGTGTATGATGAACGTAATACAAGAGAAGAAGCCATCACAGAACTGTTATGTCCTGGGTACGATAGGACACTTCTCATGGAGAAGCATGAGAAATGCGATATTACTTGGATGCTTCACGATTACCGACAGTCATTGGTTAATCTGTTAGAGCCTCACCAACCAATAGGTTGCAACCACAGAATGATGAGTCAGTTCATGGGATTCCATAATGATGACCTGAAGGCTTTTCAAAGCCGCGCATCATCCTCTCAAACATTAACAACTACAGACTTGATGTTTGACCAATGGTCTCGTCACTGGGCAGTCATGAAGAAGAATGAAAACAGAGGTTTGGGGAAATCAGAATCAATATCTGGGAATCCTGACTCTGAGTATGTTGAGTACAAAGAAAGCAGTATTGAGAACCTTAGAAGAATTCTGAACCATAAGTGTATGCACAGAGACGATGCCATAGAAACCATTGACATGATGTTCAAGAGCTTGGAAAGCTTAAGAGTGCCTGGAATTGAATCAGAGCTGGCCACGTAA